One Leptolyngbya ohadii IS1 genomic window carries:
- a CDS encoding response regulator has product MQENHGDLLIVDDLADNLRVLSNTLSNQGYRVRAVKSGTMALIGASVSPPDVILLDIRMPEMDGYEVCRRLKADPKTCDIPIIFLSALDEVEDKAKAFGVGGADYITKPFQAEEVLARVKNQLTIQRLKGLVAQQKQQLEQMAEKPRIPQLDSTNGRQNSVVSAIATILDYSTRLCENPKIDPEQYAALKIIYQNGQTLLNLVNTQQEG; this is encoded by the coding sequence ATGCAGGAAAACCATGGCGATCTGCTGATCGTCGATGATTTAGCGGATAATTTGCGGGTTTTGTCCAACACCCTATCTAATCAGGGATATCGTGTCCGGGCTGTGAAAAGCGGAACCATGGCGCTGATTGGGGCAAGCGTCAGTCCCCCCGATGTCATTCTGCTCGATATCCGAATGCCGGAGATGGATGGATACGAGGTTTGCCGCAGATTGAAGGCAGATCCCAAAACCTGTGATATTCCAATCATCTTTCTCAGCGCGTTAGATGAGGTAGAGGACAAAGCCAAAGCTTTTGGCGTAGGAGGAGCAGACTATATTACTAAACCCTTTCAGGCTGAAGAAGTGCTGGCTCGCGTTAAAAATCAGCTCACCATTCAGCGGCTTAAGGGACTGGTGGCTCAACAAAAGCAGCAGCTAGAACAAATGGCTGAAAAGCCCCGTATTCCCCAACTGGATAGCACTAACGGCAGGCAAAACAGCGTTGTCTCTGCGATCGCCACTATCCTCGACTACAGTACCCGCCTCTGCGAAAATCCTAAAATTGATCCTGAACAGTATGCCGCATTAAAAATAATCTACCAGAATGGTCAAACATTGCTCAATCTGGTGAATACTCAACAGGAGGGCTAG
- a CDS encoding ABC transporter permease/M1 family aminopeptidase gives MTTHSPIRSSPRPRQTAWQPIWEIIRFELQESFRTRFLPLAFTFFLLVGLLSFLVNGSDLPVFTFMREGLGGATKPGELVPYANAPLKIMENIGSATILLVLLIIGIFADRATKDFTSNIDGLLFTSPLKEWQFVTGRFLASFLISLLISLGVAVGMGVGLLFPWLDLNRVGPINLLSYVQPYLYLVIPNILIFGLFSFAIGLLTHRTLASYLGFLGIWVFSGILDSLLSLLQFDPFFNVLTNSIGTNTIAYAVRFWTKVQQNTLNVPFAPVIWLSRLFYLVLGAAFFAWVWQRFSFSGTASSSNSRFEKGLDWVERRLTFWKASQKSGSEPAAENLKIGAVPLQPSAQQPTQESTQQPIAHLHYGTGAQFRHVWRIARMELKRLMPNPLLIAILAIATVMLVVGLITSIVNSPGQHMLPSTDIVVELVNTVVKLLVPLLIIFLAGDLIWREREVKIDPLSDPLPVRSWAVVAGKLLALGLILVVTLVLLVIGGVIAQTLNSYPYYDLGAYGVSLFTVTLVDLLLISVMAITIQVLVNQKFLGYFLSAAVILVLGFADRSPGFKSFRLLQYGYKPSFYYGDLNGFGRMLEPVRWFQSYWLAIALLLICISVLFWVRGIDTHPKARWRIARQRFTRPMQIVMGLSAIAALCLGGWIFYNTHLLNAGSSRAEITDQAVAYEKAYGRLIDAQPKITAIDLQGDLYPDEDSRFSLRGTYTLENKTQNPIETILLNVPNGIQVNQITVNGASGNAAVKHPVVQGYEFTLASPLQPGTSTKATFDFLIQPQTGFTGEAPDILANTLVENGTSAITNYYLPIVGFFDRPRLKDNPRREAAGLPRLDPAAEAARLNQRNTNGADADRVLYSATLSTAPDQIAITSGEQVRAWTESGRRYFQYRSQVPIENQIPILSGRYEVLKDEWQGIPIEVYYHKGHDRNLQRIVRGAQQSLDYATQNFSPYPHKVLRFVEIPYFAEAVSYPSTIKAGERSMFMFRVNDDDPNMVDESFRIAAHETAHQWWGQQLLQSPTPGTKLLSESLAEYTANQVYGKEYGQQKLGIALRRNLENYLQNRNKSDVPLVEAEENHLVYQKGALAMFAMQDYLGEETVNRALAKLLDNYRNAPPYASAQDLVIYLREVTPEKYQYLITDLFQTVTLYNNRAESATFTQRADGKYDVTLKLNTAKVRSDKNGNETPADMKDEEIDVGVYDTTGKLVYLKKHPFKTGETQLTITIEQLPQRAGIDPLNKLIDKTPNDNVTNMSQAA, from the coding sequence ATGACCACTCATTCACCCATCCGCTCCTCTCCCCGTCCGCGCCAAACTGCCTGGCAACCGATCTGGGAGATCATCCGATTTGAGCTGCAAGAGAGCTTCCGCACCCGCTTTTTGCCGCTTGCCTTTACCTTTTTCTTGCTGGTGGGCTTGCTGTCATTTCTGGTAAATGGCTCAGATTTACCTGTCTTTACTTTCATGCGGGAAGGTCTGGGGGGGGCAACTAAACCGGGAGAACTGGTGCCCTACGCGAACGCACCTCTGAAGATTATGGAGAACATTGGTTCTGCCACTATCTTGCTGGTGCTGCTCATCATCGGAATTTTCGCCGATCGCGCCACAAAAGACTTTACGAGCAATATCGATGGGCTGCTATTTACCTCTCCCCTGAAGGAATGGCAGTTTGTCACGGGGCGGTTTCTTGCCAGTTTCCTGATCAGTTTATTGATTTCTCTGGGTGTGGCAGTGGGAATGGGGGTGGGGCTGCTATTTCCCTGGTTAGACCTCAACCGAGTTGGTCCCATTAATCTCCTGAGCTATGTCCAGCCGTACCTGTACCTCGTCATCCCTAATATTCTAATTTTCGGGTTGTTCAGCTTTGCGATCGGGCTGCTGACCCATCGAACCCTTGCCAGCTATCTGGGATTTTTGGGGATTTGGGTTTTCTCAGGCATTCTTGATAGCCTTTTGAGCTTATTGCAGTTCGACCCGTTTTTTAACGTTCTAACGAATTCCATTGGTACCAATACCATTGCCTATGCGGTGCGGTTCTGGACAAAGGTGCAGCAAAATACCTTGAATGTGCCCTTTGCCCCCGTCATCTGGCTTTCTCGGCTGTTTTATTTGGTTCTGGGTGCGGCTTTCTTTGCCTGGGTATGGCAACGGTTCAGTTTTTCGGGAACGGCTTCCAGTTCTAATTCTCGTTTTGAAAAAGGGCTGGATTGGGTAGAGCGGCGACTGACGTTTTGGAAAGCCTCTCAAAAATCAGGGAGTGAACCAGCAGCCGAAAACCTCAAAATTGGAGCGGTGCCCTTACAGCCATCAGCACAGCAACCGACACAGGAATCAACCCAGCAGCCGATCGCCCATCTGCACTACGGAACAGGTGCCCAGTTTCGTCATGTTTGGCGCATTGCCCGGATGGAGCTGAAGCGCCTCATGCCAAACCCGCTGCTCATTGCAATTCTGGCGATCGCGACCGTAATGCTGGTGGTTGGGCTGATTACTTCCATTGTAAATTCTCCTGGTCAGCACATGCTGCCTTCAACGGACATTGTGGTTGAGCTAGTCAACACCGTTGTGAAATTGTTAGTCCCGCTATTGATCATTTTTCTGGCGGGCGATCTGATCTGGCGAGAACGGGAGGTGAAGATCGATCCTCTGAGTGACCCGTTGCCTGTTCGCAGTTGGGCAGTCGTGGCGGGAAAACTGCTGGCGCTGGGGCTGATTCTGGTGGTGACGCTGGTTTTACTGGTGATTGGGGGCGTGATCGCTCAAACCCTGAACAGCTATCCCTATTACGATCTTGGCGCTTACGGCGTGAGTTTGTTCACCGTTACGCTGGTAGATCTCCTGCTGATCAGCGTCATGGCGATCACGATTCAGGTGCTGGTAAACCAGAAGTTTCTCGGTTACTTTCTCTCGGCTGCTGTCATTCTGGTGCTGGGGTTTGCCGATCGCTCTCCTGGATTCAAAAGTTTTCGGCTGCTGCAATATGGCTATAAGCCCAGTTTTTACTACGGGGATCTGAATGGATTTGGGCGAATGCTGGAGCCAGTCCGCTGGTTTCAGAGTTACTGGTTGGCGATCGCCCTCCTCCTGATTTGCATTTCTGTCCTGTTTTGGGTGCGCGGCATCGACACCCATCCTAAAGCCCGCTGGCGTATTGCCCGTCAACGGTTTACCCGTCCTATGCAGATCGTGATGGGATTGAGCGCGATCGCAGCCCTCTGTCTGGGCGGCTGGATTTTCTACAACACTCACCTGCTGAACGCGGGGTCAAGCCGTGCCGAAATTACCGATCAGGCGGTTGCCTACGAAAAAGCCTACGGTCGTTTGATCGATGCCCAGCCGAAAATTACAGCCATTGATCTGCAAGGCGATCTGTATCCTGATGAGGACTCCCGCTTTTCGCTGCGTGGCACTTATACGTTGGAAAACAAGACCCAAAACCCGATCGAAACTATTCTGCTGAACGTTCCCAACGGTATCCAGGTCAACCAGATTACGGTCAACGGCGCATCTGGAAACGCAGCCGTAAAACATCCCGTTGTCCAGGGCTACGAATTTACCCTTGCTTCGCCCTTACAGCCAGGAACAAGCACGAAGGCGACCTTTGACTTCCTGATCCAGCCCCAGACTGGTTTTACTGGAGAAGCACCCGACATTCTGGCGAATACTCTCGTCGAAAATGGCACTTCTGCAATTACAAATTACTATTTGCCGATCGTGGGTTTCTTTGACAGACCGCGTTTGAAAGATAACCCGCGTCGAGAAGCGGCAGGTTTACCCAGACTCGATCCCGCTGCTGAAGCCGCCAGACTGAATCAACGAAATACGAATGGTGCTGATGCCGATCGGGTTCTCTATTCCGCAACCCTCAGCACGGCTCCCGACCAGATTGCTATTACGTCCGGTGAACAAGTACGGGCATGGACAGAGAGCGGTCGGCGCTATTTTCAATACCGGAGTCAAGTGCCTATCGAAAATCAAATCCCCATTCTCTCTGGACGATATGAAGTGCTGAAGGATGAATGGCAGGGTATCCCGATCGAGGTCTACTATCACAAAGGGCACGATCGCAACCTTCAGAGAATCGTGCGAGGTGCCCAGCAATCGTTAGATTACGCCACCCAAAACTTCAGTCCCTACCCTCACAAAGTCCTTCGCTTTGTGGAAATTCCCTACTTTGCTGAGGCGGTCAGCTATCCCAGCACCATTAAAGCAGGGGAGCGATCGATGTTCATGTTCAGAGTGAATGACGATGATCCCAACATGGTGGACGAATCCTTCCGCATTGCTGCCCACGAAACAGCCCATCAGTGGTGGGGGCAACAGTTGCTTCAGTCGCCAACACCGGGCACAAAGCTTTTGTCTGAATCTCTGGCAGAATACACGGCAAACCAGGTCTATGGCAAAGAATACGGGCAGCAAAAGCTGGGCATTGCTCTCCGCCGCAATTTGGAGAATTATTTGCAGAATCGAAACAAATCCGATGTGCCTCTGGTAGAAGCGGAGGAGAACCATCTGGTTTACCAGAAAGGGGCGCTGGCAATGTTTGCCATGCAGGACTACCTGGGTGAGGAAACGGTGAATCGAGCGCTGGCGAAGCTGTTGGACAATTACCGCAATGCTCCGCCCTATGCCTCGGCGCAGGATCTCGTCATTTATCTGCGAGAAGTCACCCCCGAAAAATACCAGTATTTAATTACAGATCTGTTCCAAACGGTAACGCTTTACAACAACAGAGCCGAGTCTGCAACGTTTACTCAGCGAGCCGATGGCAAGTACGATGTGACCCTAAAACTGAATACAGCAAAGGTGCGATCGGATAAAAACGGCAATGAAACTCCTGCTGACATGAAGGATGAAGAGATCGATGTTGGCGTTTACGATACTACAGGCAAACTCGTTTATCTAAAAAAACATCCGTTTAAGACAGGCGAAACCCAGCTCACGATTACGATTGAGCAACTTCCTCAGAGAGCTGGAATTGATCCGCTGAATAAACTGATTGACAAAACTCCGAATGACAACGTTACCAATATGAGTCAGGCGGCTTAA
- a CDS encoding PAS domain S-box protein: MKTQIKGISQRLIQKIAVALNWLNQSVQTLVETEGLSVLAPEIQEPAKQQFPDNRALTGNIESSIDVPEIQQAQASIHLAEANRWRRRYEAAIRASNQVLYDYDVQTNLSTWDGDPVRILGYSATELGSRSVEFWQSLVHPDDRPSFAAAVELILTQAQPLRRLEYRLKRKDGNYIWVQDNNEILLDEAGNPARVIGFVADITDRKQAELEQQQLLKRLSDLEFALDQAAIVATTDPQGRITQVNDRFCEISQYSREELLGNTHKLVNSGYHPPSFFQNLWQTISRGQVWKGEIKNCAKDGSEYWVDTVIVPFVDRQGQPFQYLAIRFDVTERKRAEAALRQSEEQNRAILSAVPDIMSVINADGTYQSFAQNQFNGTVLFPNQESIVGLRIADILPPKWAAAKLEAIQKTLRSGELQIYEQQLYFGDRIQYEEVRVVPYREDTVLCMVRNISDRKQAELALLESQQFIQQVADSSPNVIYIYDIAQQRNIYVNREVATFLGYTKDEVMTRVDQSLATLMHPDDLERVMQHFEQFATLSDGAICEFEYRMRHKNGEWRWFSSRDTVFKRDAEGRVTQILGNAQDITSRKQAEQEISRSRDLREAIFNESADALFLVDPNTLLTLDCNDRAVEMFEAGSKNSLINIEGHTLQRSQFTTEELEDIAQQINIQSFWSREIEYVTIQGKPFWGNIAAKRITIAGREVNLVRVTDISDRKRAEAALQESETRYRRIVETANEGIWIIDTENKTSFVNPKMAEILGYSVDEMLGKPMFDFMDEAGRAIANQNAERRKQGIAEQQDFKFQHQNGMDVWVLISTNPILDQDGNSIGALGMITDISDRKRAEVALRQSEATNCALIAAIPDLLVRMDAEGYYEVINTQNAQFLSPRAAKANPAIHDVVPADVAEQRLNYVRLAMETDSLQLYEQTIEINGQFYYEEVRVVPLLEQEVLCIIRDVTERKRIEAERKQAELALQQLNEELEQRVQQRTQDLQAANQQLRDSEARFQTFMDNSPTASWITDSRGVMVYASQTYYRLFQLSTAEILGKSVFDLYPTDIAQQFFDNAQTVHTTGRVLETIEIAPRPDGTLGQFLVYKFPITDSSGAALIAGVATDITEHKQAEQALRQSEQRYQTLAAAAPVGIYRTDAEGQCLYVNERWCQIAGLTAAEASGTGWVRAIHPDDRGIVFQAWNRFVETKTIFRLEYRFQQPNGTSTWIFGQAVQELDENGTVKGYVGTITDISDRKRVEEERRQAEASLQQSERDLRTIFNNVYDAIFIHEIDGKIIDCNDRALELYCATREEILASTVADISAPDAPVDQVASQFQRVADGEVLQFEWKDRRLGKGTTFDAEVSLRQVIFGNRPVVIAGVRDISDRKRAELALQESEERFRQLAENVGEVFWLTTLQSKLLYISPVFEQVWGQSPNWLLDPANNLLDTLHPDDRDWVQQRMRTKLDGNYDIEYRILRPDGEVRWIRDRAFLIRNEAGEVYRIGGIAADITERRNTEQLIRDREVRFRSVVESNMLGIGFWDSTKVTYANEALLAMVGYTSEELQQGLIDWKSLTPPEYWQRDQEAFLQTQATGTCIPYEKEYICKDGTRIPILMGGGHFEGDTGQGAFFVLDIRDRKRAELALRESQQFAQSIADKTPAALYIYDLASKANLYSNRLTFDLLGYTSAEIRSMGADVMSILLCPEDQPKMAQHQQALAQAADEDDLELEYRMQHANGEWRWFYSRDSVFKRDEQGRVTQYIGAAQDITERKQFEQKLRQINAELERRVEERTLDLQQAMEAAEAANRAKSTFLANMSHELRTPLNAILGFAQLMNRDRSLGADKREQLNIINRSGKHLLNLINDILEMSKIEAGRIQFNPTCFDFYSLLDTLEEMFYLRAIEKGLRLTIDRAPTIPQCIRTDENKLRQVLINLLSNAIKFTQQGSVTLRIRVTSIDPQVGQASDPALSPAACYEVALTFAVEDTGMGIDPREIDAVFEPFIQSEKRQSQEGTGLGLPISRQFVHLMGGDLEVYSTLEVGSTFTFTIPVHVAESSDAPALPLLRPILSIAEGQPPFRILVVEDQEANRHLLVQLLQSVGFEVQSAVNGQEAIALWESWQPQLIWMDMRMPVMDGYTATRQIRVLEAERGAGSRGAGEQSTGGIPNPPIRPILHHHHRSHCKCL, translated from the coding sequence ATGAAAACTCAGATAAAAGGCATCAGTCAGCGGCTCATTCAAAAGATTGCTGTAGCCCTAAATTGGCTCAACCAATCCGTCCAGACTCTGGTGGAGACCGAGGGACTGTCTGTATTAGCACCTGAAATACAGGAGCCTGCAAAACAGCAGTTCCCAGACAACCGGGCGCTTACAGGCAATATTGAAAGTTCTATTGACGTTCCTGAAATTCAACAGGCGCAGGCATCCATACATTTGGCAGAAGCTAACCGATGGCGCCGTCGCTACGAAGCGGCAATACGAGCCAGTAATCAGGTGCTATATGACTATGACGTTCAGACCAACTTATCAACCTGGGACGGTGATCCAGTAAGGATTCTGGGCTACTCAGCGACGGAATTAGGCAGCAGGAGCGTTGAATTCTGGCAGTCGTTAGTTCATCCAGACGATCGCCCCAGTTTTGCCGCAGCAGTCGAGTTAATTCTGACTCAGGCTCAGCCACTTCGGAGGCTAGAATATCGCCTGAAGCGCAAGGACGGCAACTATATTTGGGTTCAGGACAACAACGAAATTTTGCTGGACGAAGCAGGCAATCCCGCCCGGGTGATTGGATTTGTTGCTGACATCACCGATCGCAAACAGGCTGAGCTGGAACAACAGCAGCTTTTAAAGCGGTTATCCGATCTGGAATTTGCCCTCGACCAGGCGGCGATTGTCGCAACGACCGATCCCCAGGGAAGAATTACCCAGGTCAACGATCGCTTTTGCGAAATTTCTCAGTACTCCCGTGAGGAGCTGCTGGGGAACACGCACAAACTGGTTAATTCGGGCTATCATCCCCCGTCGTTTTTTCAAAATCTGTGGCAAACCATTTCCAGGGGGCAGGTCTGGAAGGGTGAAATTAAAAACTGCGCTAAGGATGGATCGGAATATTGGGTCGATACGGTGATTGTGCCGTTCGTGGACAGGCAGGGTCAGCCCTTTCAGTATTTGGCAATTCGGTTTGACGTCACGGAGCGGAAACGGGCAGAAGCCGCACTGAGGCAGAGTGAAGAGCAGAATCGAGCGATTTTGTCTGCTGTTCCCGATATCATGTCGGTGATCAATGCCGATGGAACTTATCAAAGCTTCGCTCAGAATCAATTTAACGGCACAGTGCTTTTCCCCAATCAGGAGTCCATCGTTGGTCTACGAATCGCAGACATCCTGCCGCCGAAGTGGGCAGCCGCCAAGCTGGAAGCCATCCAGAAAACCCTCCGTTCCGGGGAGTTGCAGATTTATGAGCAGCAGCTTTACTTTGGCGATCGCATTCAATACGAGGAAGTGCGCGTGGTTCCCTATCGGGAAGATACAGTGCTGTGCATGGTGCGAAATATTAGCGATCGGAAACAGGCAGAACTGGCACTGCTGGAGAGCCAGCAATTCATCCAGCAGGTTGCCGATAGTTCTCCCAACGTGATCTACATCTACGATATCGCTCAGCAGCGCAACATTTACGTCAACCGTGAGGTAGCTACGTTTCTGGGATATACCAAAGATGAGGTGATGACTAGGGTTGACCAATCCCTCGCGACCCTGATGCATCCCGATGACCTGGAGCGGGTGATGCAGCATTTTGAGCAGTTTGCCACGCTATCCGATGGAGCAATTTGCGAATTTGAGTATCGGATGCGGCACAAAAACGGGGAATGGCGATGGTTCTCCAGCCGGGATACCGTGTTTAAGCGAGATGCAGAGGGTCGAGTAACTCAGATTTTGGGCAATGCACAGGACATCACCAGTCGAAAGCAGGCGGAACAGGAAATTTCCCGCAGCCGAGATTTACGCGAAGCCATCTTTAACGAATCGGCAGATGCCCTGTTTCTGGTTGACCCCAATACGCTGCTCACGCTGGACTGCAACGATCGCGCTGTGGAAATGTTTGAAGCAGGCAGTAAGAATTCTCTCATTAACATTGAAGGACATACCCTACAGCGTTCCCAGTTTACGACAGAGGAACTAGAGGACATTGCCCAGCAAATTAACATCCAGAGCTTTTGGAGCCGAGAAATTGAATACGTAACAATACAAGGCAAGCCTTTTTGGGGTAATATCGCCGCCAAGCGGATTACAATCGCCGGACGAGAAGTGAACCTGGTGCGGGTTACAGATATTAGCGATCGCAAGCGGGCAGAAGCTGCGCTCCAAGAAAGTGAAACGCGATACCGACGCATCGTAGAAACCGCTAACGAAGGCATCTGGATCATTGACACGGAGAACAAAACCAGCTTTGTCAATCCCAAGATGGCAGAGATTCTGGGCTATTCCGTAGACGAGATGCTGGGTAAGCCCATGTTCGACTTTATGGATGAAGCGGGACGGGCGATTGCCAATCAAAATGCCGAACGACGGAAGCAGGGCATTGCTGAACAACAGGATTTTAAGTTCCAGCATCAGAATGGAATGGACGTGTGGGTTCTCATTTCAACCAATCCCATTCTGGATCAGGACGGAAACTCTATTGGTGCCCTTGGCATGATCACCGATATTAGCGATCGCAAACGAGCGGAAGTTGCCCTGCGTCAAAGTGAAGCAACCAACTGCGCTCTGATTGCAGCAATACCTGATCTGCTGGTTCGGATGGATGCGGAAGGGTATTACGAGGTTATCAATACCCAAAATGCCCAGTTTCTATCCCCCAGAGCAGCTAAGGCAAATCCAGCGATCCATGATGTTGTGCCTGCCGATGTAGCGGAACAGCGCCTGAACTACGTGCGCTTAGCGATGGAAACCGATAGTCTGCAACTGTATGAACAGACGATCGAAATCAACGGTCAGTTCTACTACGAAGAGGTACGGGTTGTGCCGCTGCTTGAACAGGAAGTCCTGTGTATTATCCGTGATGTCACGGAGCGTAAGCGCATCGAAGCAGAACGCAAACAAGCCGAACTAGCCCTTCAGCAGCTCAACGAAGAGCTGGAACAGCGGGTTCAACAGCGCACCCAGGATTTGCAGGCGGCAAACCAGCAGTTACGGGATAGCGAGGCTCGCTTCCAGACCTTCATGGACAATAGCCCGACCGCATCCTGGATCACCGATAGCAGGGGGGTTATGGTCTATGCCAGTCAGACCTATTACCGCCTCTTCCAGCTTTCGACCGCAGAAATTCTGGGTAAATCTGTGTTCGACCTTTACCCAACCGATATTGCCCAACAATTTTTTGACAACGCTCAAACTGTCCATACAACAGGTCGGGTTTTAGAAACGATCGAGATAGCTCCCCGTCCAGATGGCACGCTGGGTCAGTTCCTGGTGTATAAATTTCCCATCACCGATTCCTCTGGGGCTGCTTTGATTGCAGGTGTTGCAACAGATATTACCGAGCATAAGCAAGCTGAGCAAGCTCTACGCCAGAGTGAACAACGCTATCAAACTCTAGCGGCTGCGGCTCCGGTGGGCATCTATCGAACTGATGCTGAAGGACAATGCTTGTACGTAAACGAACGCTGGTGCCAGATTGCAGGACTGACTGCCGCAGAGGCAAGCGGAACGGGTTGGGTCAGGGCAATTCATCCCGACGATCGCGGCATTGTGTTTCAGGCATGGAATCGCTTTGTGGAAACCAAAACGATCTTTCGCCTGGAATATCGCTTCCAGCAGCCTAATGGAACTTCAACCTGGATCTTTGGGCAAGCCGTTCAAGAACTAGACGAGAATGGAACGGTGAAAGGCTATGTTGGTACAATTACCGATATTAGCGATCGCAAGCGCGTCGAGGAAGAACGCCGACAGGCAGAAGCCAGCCTGCAACAGTCGGAACGGGATTTGCGTACCATCTTCAACAATGTCTACGATGCCATCTTTATCCATGAAATAGACGGCAAAATCATTGACTGCAACGATCGCGCTCTGGAACTGTATTGTGCGACCAGAGAAGAGATTCTTGCCTCAACCGTTGCCGACATCTCTGCCCCGGATGCTCCGGTCGATCAGGTTGCTTCTCAGTTTCAGCGGGTGGCGGATGGAGAAGTGCTTCAGTTTGAATGGAAGGATCGACGACTGGGCAAAGGCACGACGTTTGATGCAGAGGTTTCGCTCCGGCAGGTGATTTTTGGCAATCGTCCCGTTGTAATTGCGGGCGTTCGAGACATTAGCGATCGCAAACGGGCAGAGTTAGCCCTCCAGGAAAGCGAGGAGCGGTTCCGACAGCTGGCAGAAAACGTGGGGGAGGTCTTCTGGCTGACTACCCTTCAGTCTAAGCTGCTGTACATTAGCCCCGTATTTGAGCAAGTCTGGGGACAATCGCCCAACTGGTTATTGGACCCGGCGAACAACCTGCTCGACACGCTTCATCCAGATGATCGGGACTGGGTACAGCAGCGAATGAGGACTAAACTCGACGGCAATTATGACATTGAGTATCGGATTTTGCGTCCCGATGGCGAGGTGCGCTGGATTCGCGATCGCGCCTTTTTAATTCGCAATGAAGCGGGGGAAGTGTACCGGATTGGTGGCATTGCCGCAGACATTACCGAGCGTCGCAACACCGAACAGCTCATTCGCGATCGGGAAGTGCGGTTCCGCAGTGTGGTGGAGTCGAACATGCTGGGCATTGGCTTCTGGGACAGTACAAAAGTGACCTATGCGAACGAGGCGCTGCTGGCGATGGTTGGCTATACCTCGGAGGAATTGCAGCAGGGACTAATTGACTGGAAATCCCTGACGCCACCGGAATACTGGCAGCGAGATCAGGAAGCCTTTCTTCAAACCCAGGCAACGGGAACCTGCATTCCCTACGAGAAGGAATACATTTGCAAGGATGGGACTCGCATTCCAATTTTGATGGGCGGCGGGCATTTTGAGGGCGATACAGGGCAGGGTGCCTTTTTTGTGCTGGATATTCGCGATCGAAAACGGGCAGAGCTGGCACTGCGCGAAAGTCAGCAGTTTGCCCAGAGCATTGCCGACAAAACTCCAGCCGCTCTATACATTTATGATCTGGCGAGCAAGGCAAATCTTTACAGCAACCGCTTAACTTTTGATCTGCTGGGATACACCAGTGCTGAAATCCGGAGTATGGGGGCAGATGTCATGTCTATCCTGCTGTGCCCTGAGGATCAGCCCAAAATGGCTCAACATCAACAGGCTCTGGCTCAAGCTGCCGACGAGGATGACCTGGAACTAGAGTACCGGATGCAGCACGCGAACGGAGAATGGAGATGGTTCTACAGCCGCGACAGTGTTTTCAAGCGGGATGAGCAGGGCAGGGTCACGCAATATATTGGTGCAGCCCAGGACATTACGGAACGAAAGCAGTTTGAACAAAAGCTGCGGCAAATTAATGCAGAGTTGGAACGTCGGGTCGAAGAACGCACCCTGGATTTGCAGCAGGCAATGGAAGCCGCCGAAGCCGCGAACCGGGCAAAAAGCACCTTTCTGGCAAATATGAGCCACGAACTGCGAACCCCCCTGAATGCCATCCTGGGATTTGCCCAGCTGATGAACCGCGATCGCAGCCTGGGTGCCGACAAGCGAGAGCAGCTTAACATTATTAACCGTAGCGGTAAGCATCTGTTAAATCTAATTAATGACATTTTGGAAATGTCAAAGATTGAAGCTGGACGCATCCAGTTTAACCCTACCTGCTTTGATTTCTACAGTCTGCTGGATACGCTGGAAGAAATGTTTTATCTGCGGGCGATCGAGAAAGGACTGCGCCTGACGATCGATCGCGCTCCCACCATTCCCCAATGCATTAGAACAGACGAAAACAAACTGCGTCAGGTTTTGATTAACCTGTTGAGTAACGCTATTAAATTTACGCAGCAGGGCAGCGTTACGCTGCGAATTAGGGTTACATCGATCGACCCGCAGGTAGGACAGGCATCCGACCCCGCTTTGAGTCCTGCGGCTTGCTATGAAGTTGCCCTCACCTTTGCCGTAGAAGATACAGGCATGGGCATCGATCCACGCGAAATAGATGCCGTCTTTGAGCCTTTTATTCAGTCCGAGAAACGCCAATCCCAGGAAGGAACGGGCTTAGGTCTGCCGATTAGCCGTCAATTTGTGCATCTGATGGGAGGGGATTTGGAGGTTTACAGTACGCTAGAGGTTGGCTCTACCTTTACGTTTACGATTCCTGTCCATGTAGCGGAGTCTTCGGATGCCCCTGCTTTACCGCTGTTGCGCCCTATTCTGTCGATAGCTGAGGGTCAGCCTCCCTTCCGCATTCTGGTGGTGGAAGACCAAGAGGCGAATCGACACCTGCTGGTTCAGCTACTCCAGTCCGTTGGGTTTGAAGTCCAGTCTGCCGTCAACGGTCAGGAAGCGATCGCCCTCTGGGAAAGCTGGCAACCCCAGCTCATCTGGATGGATATGCGAATGCCCGTCATGGACGGCTATACGGCAACGCGGCAGATTCGAGTGTTGGAGGCGGAGCGGGGAGCGGGGAGCAGGGGAGCAGGGGAGCAATCGACCGGAGGAATCCCCAACCCACCTATCCGCCCAATCCTCCACCATCATCATCGCTCTCACTGCAAATGCCTTTGA